The sequence below is a genomic window from Neomicrococcus aestuarii.
CGGCATCACGCTGGTGCCAGTCATCGAAGCCCCTAAGAAGGGCATGAAGTCCAAGCGCGGGGAACCGCAGGACATCGAATTTTCCCAAATTCGCCGCGGAAACGTAGAAGTAGATTTCTCCGCTGCGGATAAAGTGAGTGACGAAGACCTAGAGGCGCTGGACGAGGAAGACTTCGACGCGCTCAATCCTGAGGAGGACAGCAATGGACATTGATATGGCAGCATTGCGCGAGTTGGAGCGCGATCGCGACATTCCCATTAGCGTGCTCTTGCCCACGATTGAGCAAGCACTCGTGCTCGCTTATCACCGGAGCCCCGGTGCAATCGACAAGGCTCGCGCTGAAGTAGACCGCAAGACCGGACACGTGACCATCTGGGCCATGGAGTACGACGAAAACGACGAAGAAGTAGGGGAGTTCGACGACACCCCCACTGGTTTCGGTCGTATCGCGGCAAGCACCGCTCGCCAAATCATCCTCCAGAGGCTGCGCGACGCCGAAGATGACAACATCTTGGGCGAATTCCGTGGCAAGGAGGGCGAGCTCGTCTCCGGCCAGATCCAGCAAGGCATGTCAACGCATACCGTTCTGGTGAACCTCGGCACGGTTGAAGCGATCCTGCCTCCGCCAGAGCAGGTTCCGGGTGAGAAGTACCCACACGGCGGCCGCATTCGTGCGTACGTGGTGGACGTTCGTAAGGGACAGAAGGGTCCTTCGATCACGGTGTCCCGCTCCCACCCGAATCTCGTTCGGAAGCTTTTCGAATTAGAAGTTCCGGAGATCGCTGACCGCACCGTCGAGATTGTCTCGCTGGCGCGCGAAGCAGGTCACCGTTCCAAGATCGCCGTCCGCTCCCGCAAGCAAGGCGTTAACGCCAAGGGCGCGTGCATCGGCGAAATGGGTTCGCGCGTGCGTGCAGTCATGAACGAACTGGGTGAAGAGAAGATCGACATTGTTGATTACTCGGACAACCCGGCCGTGTTCATTGCCAGCGCTCTTTCGCCGGCCCGCGTCACTAACGTGACCATCCTGGACGAAAACACGCGATCCGCTCGCGTGCTGGTTCCGGAAGGACAGCTGTCCTTGGCGATCGGTAAGGAAGGGCAAAATGCTCGCCTCGCCGCCAAGCTCACTGGTTGGCGCATCGACATCGCAGCGGATCCGTCCACATCCCGCGAACAGTAGCTTCCCGACTCTCGCTTTTTGTGCTTGGGAGAACTCAGGCACAAAAAGCGATAGACTGGACTGCGACTCTTTGAGCGGTTGACATAGCAATGTGAAGGGAAGTGCCGTGAGTTCATTGAATGAACCGCACCGCACCTGCATTGGATGTCGCCAATTAGATAGCCAACAACAAATGCTGCGATGGGTCCTCGAAGTTCGCTCCGAGGACTCTCAGGATGTCAGCCAGATAGACCCTAGCAATGGTGTGTTGCAAGTGGTTGCTGATCCTGAACGTCGCAAGTCCGGTAGGGGTGCTTGGATGCATCCCGCTCCGGAGTGTGTAGCGCTCGCCGTCAAAAAGCGGGCCTTTGCGCGGGCCTTTCGAGCCAACGGATTACATCCCTCGGAAGACGCGTTGAACATTGAAATAGCTCACACCACCGTCCGATATGAAAGCGGGTCAGAAAACTGATGGAAACCCGATGAGTACCAAGCGATGAACGCCCAGTGATGAAGAATCTACTGAGCGCAAATCAGGGTATGTCGACGCAATCTGCCGTCATGCCGATTCACGAATAACGACGGTTCGTTTCCTGTCTGGGACTCGGACCGAGACAGGAGAACTGTGGCCAAGCTCCGCGTTCACGAGCTCGCAAAAGAGCTCGGAATTAGCTCTAAGGAAGCGGTTACAAAACTGCAAGAAATGGGCGAATTCGTTCGCTCTGCCTCATCTACCATTGAGGCTCCCGTAGTCAAGAAACTTCGCAGCGCCTTCCCGCAATCCGGTGGCGCATCCAAAGCAACCGCCAAGCCAGCTACGGCTAGCCAGGCGTCAACCAAACCAACTCCGGCCGCTGCTGGCGCAGGTACCGTCACCGGTGCAAGCGCAGCAGAAGCCGATGCCTCAGGCGCATCCAAGCCTGCCGCCAAGCCAAGCGTGGATAGCTCCGCGAAGCCTGCAGCGGACGCCTCTGCACCTAAGCCAGGTGTCGCCCGTCCGGGTGCACCGACTCCAGGTCCAGCACGTCCAGCAGCTTCGGACAACGCGGCTACGTCCTTGTCTTTCGAAGCTCCAGCTTCGTCTGCACCGACAGCCTCTACGCCTGAAGCTTCGGCTCCAGCAGCTGAGAAGTCAGCTCCTTCGGCTCCAGCAGCAACGCCAGCACCTGAAAAGCGCGCCGAAAAGCCCGCTGCAGATGCAAGCAACGCTCCTAAGCCACCAGCTGCCCGTAACGGTGACGCTCCAGTAGCGCCACGTCCAGGTGCACCTAAGCCAGGCGGCGCACGTCCGGGCAACAACCCGTTCTCGTCCCAGCAGGGCATGCGCTCCGGCGATGCTGGCTCCGGCGCAGCTCGTCCAGGCGGTCCACGCCCAGCAGCTCCTCGCCCAGGTGGCGCACGTCCGGGTAACAACCCGTTCTCGTCCCAGCAGGGCATGCGTTCCGGTAACTCCGGAAACGGCGGACCACGTCCGGGCGGTCCTCGCCCAGGTGGCCCACGTCCAGGTGCCGGTGCTCCAGGCGCTGGTGCACCACGCACGGGCGCTCCACGCCCAGCAGCGGGACGTCCGGCAGCAGGCCCAGGTGCCGGCGGTGCAAACCGTCCGACTCCAGGCAACATGCCTAAGCAGATCGATCGTTCCCAGACTGCACCAATTGGTAGCCGTCCAGGTCGCGGCGCGGGACGCCCAGGTGGCGGAGCCGGTGGCACCGGCGGTCCAGGTGGCGGCCCACGCAGCGGTAGCGGCGGCGGTCCACGCGGTGGCAACATCGGTGGTCGCGGTAACGCTCAGGGCGCATTCGGTAACAGCCGAGGCGGCGGCGCAGGCCGCGGTCGTCAGCGCAAGTCCAAGCGTGCGAAGCGTCAAGAGTTTGAGACGTTCAACGAGCCAGCACTGAGTGGTGTTTCCATCCCTCGCGGCGATGGCGAAACCGCCATTCGCTTGCGTCGTGGAGCATCGCTTGCTGACTTCGCTGAGAAGATCAACGCCGATCCAGCAGCTCTCGTGAAGATTCTCTTCCACTTGGGCGAAATGGCTACGTCTACTCAGTCGCTTGACGAAGAATCGTTCCAGCTCTTGGGCGCCGAAATCGGCTACAAGATCGAGATCGTTTCCCCAGAAGACGAAGAGCGCGAGCTCCTCGAGTCCTTCGACATCGACCTCGACAACGAGCTCGAGTTGGAGACCGACGACATGCTGGAGGCTCGTCCTCCAGTGGTTACCGTCATGGGTCACGTTGACCACGGTAAGACGCGTCTGTTGGATGCCATCCGTAAGTCCAAGGTTACTGAGGGCGAAGCCGGCGGCATTACGCAGCACATCGGTGCTTACCAGATTCACCGTGAGCATGAAGGCGTCGATCGCGCCATCACGTTCATTGACACCCCGGGTCACGAAGCGTTTACCGCTATGCGTGCTCGTGGTGCTCAGGTCACCGACATCGCAGTCCTCGTGGTTGCAGCAGATGACGGCGTCATGCCACAGACCATTGAAGCGCTCAACCACGCTCAAGCGGCAGGTGTGCCGATCGTGGTTGCAGTGAACAAGGTGGACAAGCCTGACGCTAACCCTGACAAGGTCAAGGGCCAGCTCACCGAATACGGACTGGTTCCGGAAGAGTACGGTGGCGAAACGATGTTCGTTCCGGTTTCTGCATTGCAGAACCAGGGCATCGCCGAGCTCATCGAAGCAGTCCTGCTGACCGCAGACGCTGCTCTGGAACTCAAGGCCAACCCTGACAAGGCAGCTCGAGGCGTGGCTATTGAAGCCAACCTTGACCGCGGCCGCGGCGCCGTAGCAACCGTTTTGGTTCAGTCCGGAACGCTTGCTGTGGGTGACACGATTGTGGCCGGCACGGCTCACGGTCGCGTTCGCGCCATGTTCGACGAGAACGGTGACAACCTTGACGTTGCACTGCCATCGCGTCCAGTTCAGGTTCTTGGTTTGTCCTCGGTGCCACGTGCTGGTGACTCGTTCCTCGTGACTGAAGATGAGCGTACGGCTCGCCAGATCGCTGAAAAGCGTGAGGCAGCTGAGCGTAACGCGATGCTCGCGAAGCGTCGTAAGCGCATCACGCTTGAAGACTTCGATCAGGCTGTGGCTGAGGGCAAGATTGACACCCTCAACCTCATCCTCAAGGGTGACGTTTCCGGTGCCGTTGAAGCACTTGAAGACTCCTTGCTCAAGATCGATGTTGGCGACGACGTTCAGTTGCGCGTTATCCACCGCGGTGTTGGTGCGATCACGCAGAACGACGTCAACCTCGCAACCGTGGACAGCGCCATCATCATTGGCTTCAACGTTCGCCCAGCCGAGCGTGTTGCTGAATTGGCTGACCGTGAAGGCGTTGACATGCGCTTCTACTCGGTCATCTACTCCGCAATCGATGACATTGAGAACGCACTCAAGGGCATGCTCAAGCCGGAATACGAGGAAGTTCAGCTCGGTTCCGCAGAGATCCGCGAAGTGTTCCGTTCCTCCAAGTGGGGCAACATCGCAGGTACGATCGTTCGCTCCGGCACCATCAAGCGCAACTCCAAGGCGCGCTTGGTTCGTGACGGAAACGTGGTTGGCGACAACCTCACGATCGACTCCCTGCGTCGCTTCAAGGATGACGCCACCGAAGTCCGCGAAGGCTTCGAATGTGGTATTGGCCTCGGCTCCTTCAATGACATCAAGGAAGGCGACATCATCGAGACCTTCGAAATGCAGGAGAAGCCGCGCGCTTAAGAGCCGCGCATCATCTGCAACAGTGAGTGGCGTCGTCGTTCTTTTCCGGAATAAATCGGTAAGGACGACGACGCCGCTCGCCACTGCAGGACCATCCAGAATTTTTGTGCTGACGTAGGAGGACAAATGGCCGATCCAGCACGCGCCGCCCGAATGGCGCAGCGCATCAAAGTAGTTGTAGCCCAGGCCTTGGGCAAAATCATCAAGGACCCTCGCGTCGAGAACATCACCATCACCGATGCTCGCGTCACGAACGACCTTCAGCACGCCACGCTCTACTACACGGTCTTCGGCGACGAAGAAGCCAAGGCCGCTGGCGCGGAAGCGCTCAACAGCGCACGTGGCGCCATCCGTAAAGAAGTGGGACGCAATCTCACGGCGCGTTTGACGCCCACCGTGGAATTCGTCGCCGACGAGATCCCCGTCAATGCTTCGCACCTTGAAGACGTTCTGCGCGCAGCCCGTGCAAAGGACGCCGAAGTGGCAGCACTGGCCGCGAAAGCGCAGTATGCCGGCGAGGCCGATCCATACCGTAAGCCCAACGAGGTAGACGAGCTGGAAGATCTTGAAGACGATCTTGACGCAGCGGACGCTGATGATCTAGACGACGCAGACGTTGATGACGCAGATGTTGATTCTGAAGAAGTTGACGTTGATAGCGATTCTGAAAAGGACGCGGACAAGAACTAATGGGTTCGAAAGATACCTCGACAGCACCGGATTCGGGACAGGAAACTGCTCCCGGGTCCGGTCTTGTCATCGTTGATAAGCCTCAAGGTTTCACGAGTCATGACGTGGTGGGCAAGATGCGCCGCCTCGCGCAGACTCGCAAAGTGGGCCATGCCGGAACGTTGGATCCGATGGCCACCGGTGTTCTCATTGTGGGGATCAACAAAGCCACGCGCTTGTTGACCTACATCGTGGGAGCTTCGAAGACTTACGAGGCGACCATCCGCTTGGGTGAATCCACCGTCACGGACGACGCCGAAGGTGAGATCACCCAGACGCGTATCGCTGCTGCAGTTACCCGTGAGGACATTGATCGGGAGATTGCTAAGCTCACGGGCGACATTCTTCAGGTTCCTTCCTCGGTGAGCGCCATTAAGATCAACGGCGAACGCGCCTACAAGCGGGTTCGTTCGGGCGAAGAAGTCGATATTCCGGCACGACCAGTAACGATTCACCGCTTCGACGTGCACGATGTGCGCCGTGAACGCGCTGGAAAGATCGTTGACGTCGACGTGACGGTGGAGTGTTCCTCAGGCACTTACATTCGCGCGCTCGCGAGGGACCTGGGACAAGCCCTAGACGTCGGCGGACACCTGACCGGGCTTCGTCGGACCGCCGTTGGACCGTACGAGCTTGAGAAGGCTCGAACCCTAGAACAACTGGCCGAGAACTTTGAATACTTGCCACTCGCAGATGCTGCTCGTGCGCTCTTTGAGAATCGCGAACTGACGGAAGAAGAAGCCACCGAGCTTTCCTTCGGTCGGAGAATTCCACGCAATGAAACCGAAGAGCTCACCGCCGCGTTCACGCCGGACGGCGAACTCGCAGCACTGCTCAAGAACAAGGGCTCCAAAGCTGTTCCTGAGATCGTTTTTGAGGCCCACTAACCATGGAACTGTTCTACATTATTGGCGCCATTCTGTGCGGAATCGCCGTCCTGCTGGGCGTTGTAGCCGCCATCATGCGCACCTATCCCGATGACTTTGCGATCATCGGCATGGGCGTCGTGGAGCTCTACTTGGTGGTGTACGGCATTGCGGCCGGTGTTCATCTGGCAAACGGCGACGTCATCCAAGGCGAGTTCTGGGAGTTCTGGGGATATCTCCTCACAGCCCTCTTCATTCCGCCCTTGGCGTTTTGGTGGGCCCTGGCGGATAAGACCCGCTGGTCCAACATCATCATGGCCGCCGCCAGCGGCACCGTTTTCGTGATGCTATTCCGCATGAATCAAATTTGGTATGGATAAGGTTCCGGCAATGAATACTCCTGAAAACCACGAAGCTAAAGCATCCGCAACCGGAAGAATTGCGGAGCGGGCAGCGGCGCGCAAGGCTGCGTCGTCGTCCTCGCCGAACAGTGCTTCTGATGCGGCTACCGGTGTTCCAACTAGCGCGACAACTAACGGTACTGCCGCAGACGGTACCGAAAACCGTGCCGGAGAACCCAAGAGCCGCAAGAATAAGGGTCTTGGCGCCATCATCGTGGCCGTGTATGCGATTTTCGCGCTCTCTTCCACCGCACGAGCGGGATATCAGATCCTGACGAAGTTTGAAGAGGCGCCCCTCGCGTACGTGCTTTCGGCACTCGCCGCAGTGGTCTACATCGTGGCGACGATCGCGCTGGGTTCAAGCTCGGTACGCTCGTGGCTGATTTCGCGGTACGCGGTCCTGGTGGAGCTCGTGGGCGTGATCCTGGTGGGTGCACTGAGCTACCTCATTCCGGAGCACTTTTCCCACCCAGCGGTGTGGTCGCACTTCGGTCAGGGATATTGGTACATCCCGCTGATTCTGCCGCTGATTGGTTTGTGGTGGCTACGCCGCACCAAGCCGGCATCGCTTCGCGGAGAATGATGACGGTTTAGGACGTTGCCACCGGCTCACAAGAGTCTGGTTCACAAGAGCCCGGTTCGTCAGAGCGGAGCACAACAGAGGGCTTGCCCGATCGCACCACGTGTGGATCGAGCAAGCCCTCTCTGTATCCAAGCAAGCCCGTCGATTATTCGAGGGACCGCTCGGCCTGACTGCTAACGGCCGCCGAACAAAC
It includes:
- the nusA gene encoding transcription termination factor NusA, whose product is MDIDMAALRELERDRDIPISVLLPTIEQALVLAYHRSPGAIDKARAEVDRKTGHVTIWAMEYDENDEEVGEFDDTPTGFGRIAASTARQIILQRLRDAEDDNILGEFRGKEGELVSGQIQQGMSTHTVLVNLGTVEAILPPPEQVPGEKYPHGGRIRAYVVDVRKGQKGPSITVSRSHPNLVRKLFELEVPEIADRTVEIVSLAREAGHRSKIAVRSRKQGVNAKGACIGEMGSRVRAVMNELGEEKIDIVDYSDNPAVFIASALSPARVTNVTILDENTRSARVLVPEGQLSLAIGKEGQNARLAAKLTGWRIDIAADPSTSREQ
- the rbfA gene encoding 30S ribosome-binding factor RbfA; translated protein: MADPARAARMAQRIKVVVAQALGKIIKDPRVENITITDARVTNDLQHATLYYTVFGDEEAKAAGAEALNSARGAIRKEVGRNLTARLTPTVEFVADEIPVNASHLEDVLRAARAKDAEVAALAAKAQYAGEADPYRKPNEVDELEDLEDDLDAADADDLDDADVDDADVDSEEVDVDSDSEKDADKN
- a CDS encoding YlxR family protein encodes the protein MLRWVLEVRSEDSQDVSQIDPSNGVLQVVADPERRKSGRGAWMHPAPECVALAVKKRAFARAFRANGLHPSEDALNIEIAHTTVRYESGSEN
- the infB gene encoding translation initiation factor IF-2; protein product: MAKLRVHELAKELGISSKEAVTKLQEMGEFVRSASSTIEAPVVKKLRSAFPQSGGASKATAKPATASQASTKPTPAAAGAGTVTGASAAEADASGASKPAAKPSVDSSAKPAADASAPKPGVARPGAPTPGPARPAASDNAATSLSFEAPASSAPTASTPEASAPAAEKSAPSAPAATPAPEKRAEKPAADASNAPKPPAARNGDAPVAPRPGAPKPGGARPGNNPFSSQQGMRSGDAGSGAARPGGPRPAAPRPGGARPGNNPFSSQQGMRSGNSGNGGPRPGGPRPGGPRPGAGAPGAGAPRTGAPRPAAGRPAAGPGAGGANRPTPGNMPKQIDRSQTAPIGSRPGRGAGRPGGGAGGTGGPGGGPRSGSGGGPRGGNIGGRGNAQGAFGNSRGGGAGRGRQRKSKRAKRQEFETFNEPALSGVSIPRGDGETAIRLRRGASLADFAEKINADPAALVKILFHLGEMATSTQSLDEESFQLLGAEIGYKIEIVSPEDEERELLESFDIDLDNELELETDDMLEARPPVVTVMGHVDHGKTRLLDAIRKSKVTEGEAGGITQHIGAYQIHREHEGVDRAITFIDTPGHEAFTAMRARGAQVTDIAVLVVAADDGVMPQTIEALNHAQAAGVPIVVAVNKVDKPDANPDKVKGQLTEYGLVPEEYGGETMFVPVSALQNQGIAELIEAVLLTADAALELKANPDKAARGVAIEANLDRGRGAVATVLVQSGTLAVGDTIVAGTAHGRVRAMFDENGDNLDVALPSRPVQVLGLSSVPRAGDSFLVTEDERTARQIAEKREAAERNAMLAKRRKRITLEDFDQAVAEGKIDTLNLILKGDVSGAVEALEDSLLKIDVGDDVQLRVIHRGVGAITQNDVNLATVDSAIIIGFNVRPAERVAELADREGVDMRFYSVIYSAIDDIENALKGMLKPEYEEVQLGSAEIREVFRSSKWGNIAGTIVRSGTIKRNSKARLVRDGNVVGDNLTIDSLRRFKDDATEVREGFECGIGLGSFNDIKEGDIIETFEMQEKPRA
- the truB gene encoding tRNA pseudouridine(55) synthase TruB, whose protein sequence is MGSKDTSTAPDSGQETAPGSGLVIVDKPQGFTSHDVVGKMRRLAQTRKVGHAGTLDPMATGVLIVGINKATRLLTYIVGASKTYEATIRLGESTVTDDAEGEITQTRIAAAVTREDIDREIAKLTGDILQVPSSVSAIKINGERAYKRVRSGEEVDIPARPVTIHRFDVHDVRRERAGKIVDVDVTVECSSGTYIRALARDLGQALDVGGHLTGLRRTAVGPYELEKARTLEQLAENFEYLPLADAARALFENRELTEEEATELSFGRRIPRNETEELTAAFTPDGELAALLKNKGSKAVPEIVFEAH